gcacgagctcgagtcgactccggatcagtacgagtcgactccgactgagaatagacagacgaacagaaagcatcaactcaaaacctgtcagcgagtcgactcctgaactgcgcgagtcgactccgatgttcaccgagtcgactccagggtagtatgagtcgactcctaggagtcacaggcagaaaagtcagagagcagttttcgggtctgagattcgagtcgactccagtggaacgcgagtcgactccgatggttggcaagtcgactccaaagaaagtgagagtcgactctcagaggaacacaagaaaaaagtcagagaacgtttttcggactctgagattcgagtcgactcccgcaatacgcgagtcgactcctagacaccgcgaccccaaagaagacagaagaccaatctgctgtgtctgagagccgagtcgactcctagaaagctcgagtcgactccaaggcagcggtacaccaaaagggcagaagacttagttttggaaactgagagccgagtcgactccggagaagttcgagtcgactccaagactggacgagccaaaagacagaagatcaggagttcgggctctgagcgccgagtcgactcccaggacagtcgagtcgactcgagttggccaagttgaaaattggctccgtggacttcatgggatgagccgactccgaaaatgccaagtcagctccagaagttggcgagtcgactccgggtcaagacgagtcgactcccagtcgaagaggctactttaattcaaatccgaaacagttgccgagtcgactccagaaaagcatgagtcgactcccgctacagccgagtcgactcctgatcgcgcgagtcgactccaacccaccaacggacatattgtcaggctgtgcagagtgtgcagaacgggcagaaaaaggtctctaacggctagtttccatgggggttggtttaaatagccacagaggactgtagcaaagtagagaacaaccattccactcaaagtaatcaagctttcaatctctgcaacctgattttcaacggaaaagagggaagagcaacattaactgcatccacctacttcttcccaacattgaaagagatttcctcctgcattcaagtcgaccagacattcaagaggagacccgaagttcaagaagccctactctactccaactcaaacatgtttgagggcttctaacttctcttttgtttattgttatttatctgcttttgagaagctctgttttttctgttactcctttttacttccatcttgtctttgcttggttcaatcgggggattgaatcaagggtattgaggttggttggtgagccgagtgtaaaaccaacgtgtaagggttcgattgtgatcccgggaaaacaatcgggttggttctagtcggtgagcctaggaaaaccgaccgagttcgttgtgagctcgtaaaacaacaagtttggttgtgagcttggaaaacaaccggctgtaatccaaggggttatagtgaattcccaagtgagacttggggagtggacgtaggagcaagggttagctccgaaccactataaaacattgtgtttgtgattgtttgactctctctatctctcgcatttcattcaccgcacatagaaactaattaatcatctcgcaaaagaattaattagttatccacaaaagttttaatagccaaattattttaaaacccaattcaccccccctcttgggttgtctatctgggcaacaatggttcttgtggtcccttgactataaccctccacaaggcatagtcttgtgcttgaatgaagatcctcattctagttttccaataggtataatttgtcccattgaagagtggaggtctattggttgcctgcccctcagcaggaacattgttaaagggtgttcccatctagatctttggctaagacggttaggtcttcaagaaatacacagagcacccgctctgataccacttgttgcccagagatggtcacccaagaggggggtgaattgggtgttttaaaacttttcgcctaattaaaaataaaatacacaaatgtatgaactaaagtaaagaaagaggaatgagaaaggtcaatcgcaaacacaaggttttatagtggttcggagcttccactgctcctacatccactccccaaagcacctttgggaattttcactataatccaagattacagtccggtagttttgcgagtgcactacccaactcgttgttttacaccgggctaacaacaaactctataacccccaatttcacttaggcttgggacgcctttcccttgttccaagtcccttgactggaacaagcacaatattgatagagttttacaaaagattggaaagctctaaataagcaaatatgacaatgataagcaataaaacccagaagaatccttttgccgttggaagcgtgggaaatgatgattcttccgatgtggatcgcgtagtcttaagtgtgagctttgaatcccgagcggaagagagtagttgagcttgaaatcacttgggaaactcgaaagcacttgatttcttcacttgaatgcactcacttccttgaacctctctctctcttgcttctctcttaaatgatctagctttgggttggtggagagttattgagaagcacttaagaggtcccttttatagcccaaaaagcaaatatagccgttagagataaagtaaaagagatttgaaattcaaaccagacctgcaaaagttgtcagtcgcgtcccaggcgctccggagacgtctccgcttcaacgcgagacgtctcggctgtataaatttacttttcactttgtttggggtcgactcggcactttacggggacgactctggaattgtaccgtttgaatccttgtttttctgtttttctgagagggtcgtctctgtactttacggggacgtctcggcttgtttgcactttttgcatggggacgactccgctgccttggggacgactccgctgttataactccgaaaaacatgtcttttggaattctctgagagagtcgactccgctctttcaggggacgtctccgctgccttaactccgaaaaagacatcctctggaaaaccctgagagagccgactccgctacatcggggacgactcggaaactcagctttttacttgcggggacgactccgcgtactgtggggacggctcgcgcatatcccttgaaatcggcctttctgccgccactgagagagtcggctccgctactgaaagagtcgactccgaccctgcgagacgcctcgccaggtgccggggacgtctccaagtgtgccagttcttcctgtttgtgccagataCGTCTCTAAgaccatcaggagacgtctcggctgtccctgatctgttttcttcatctcaaaaatttttcaataaattcataaaaattatggaaacttgcctagacatttcttaacaatattcttaataaaacacatgaaatcctcaattaaattgttaagataaatggtattatactctagtgttttgtattcatcaaaatccattaggggatcaACATTAATCCTTTCACCCACTCGTAGACCTCTATTGCTTGGTCTTTGGACAATACATAGGAAGCTCGAGGCTTAACTAGCTTTCCATTAACAAATTGAATCCTCAACTTAGGACGCTTGCAATACAACTCTAAATCTTGCCTTGCTTTCACATTATCTTTAGTCTTCCCTTTTACATCCATACaagtataaaatatattaagaaACACATTCCGAACAATATGCATGACATCTAAATTGTGTCGAATAAGTAGTGTATGCCAATAGGGCAACTCCCAAAATATGCTCCTTTTCACCCAATTATGATCTTTACCGAATCCAGAAATGGTGTGCTTAGGAGCTCTCAAACCAAAAGTTATATTAGGCAAAGCAGAGACCCTATTTTTCAACTCCTCACCAGACAGTCGAGGAGGTGGGGGGTCTGTCTCTATTCTACCATTGAAGAggccatcaacttggtatctgtATGCATGGTCCATGGGCAAGAATTGACGATGGCAGTCAAAAAAAGAAGTCTTCCAACCATGTTGTAGTGTAAAAGTTTTTGAGTTCTCCAAACAATACGGGCAGGCCAACTTTCCATGCGTACTCCATCCTGAAAGCATGTCATATGCAGGAAAATCGTTGATAGTCCACAATAAAACTGCCTTCATTTGAAAATTCTCTTTTCTAAAAATGTCATAAGTGGTGACCCCTACTTCCCACAATATTTTAAGTTCATCAATCAAAGGCCTAAGCAAGACATCGATACTTTTGCCGGGGCTCTTAGGTCCAAAAATGACTAAACTTAGAAAAATGTAGGGTCGTTTCATACATATTGATGGTGGAAGATTGTAAACTGTTACGAAAACTGGCCAACAAGAATAAGGACGAGCTGATTGGCTAAAAGGGTTAAAACCATCCGTACATAACCCAAGTCTCACATTACGAGGCTCGGTAGAAAAGGATGGATGAATGCGGTCAAAGTGCTTCCAAGCCTCCCCACAAGCAAGATGCACCATCTCATCTGAATCACCTCCCTTCACATGCCATGACATGTTTTCAGCTGTTCTGCTTGACATAAAAAGCCTCTGAAGTCTTGGTGTTATTGGAAGATATCGCAACCTTCTATAAGGAATATCTTTTTTCCTACCACCACCATCATTTCTTCTAAGTTTATATCGAGGATGACCACAAATAGTACACTCAATCAAATTCTCTGTTTCCTTATAGAATAGCATACAATTATTCTCACAAACATCAATACTTGTGTACTCCAATCCCAACTTCCGAAGCATCTTCTTTGATTGATAGAAATCAGAGGGCAGCTTCTCACTTTCCGGCAACATATTCttcactattttcatgattcgaTCATAGTAAGATATACTCATATTAAATTCAGACTTGCAATTTAATAATTGACTAATAGCAGATAACTTAGAGTGTTTTTTACACCCTTCCCACAAAGGTACTTCTGCATCTttcaacaaagaataaaaatctgcagcatCCTTGTTTGGCTCTTCCTCATGATTAACTTCAAGTGCACTCCTCAAATGAAGTTCCTCTTCTGGACCCATAGCTTCCATCACCATGGTTCTATATTGCTGACCATGTTCACAACCAACATCCATTGATGTCGATGCTTCTACTGCACTTGTACTTATAGGAGCAACTGCACCAAGTAACTCCCCATGTGCAAACCATGTTGAATACCCCGGTGTAAACCCCTTTCTCAACAGATGAATATTGACCGTATCACAGTTAAGAAATTTCTGGTTGTCACATCTTGTACAAGGGCATCTAATCTTATCACCACTACAATACTCTAACTGAGTAAATGCAAACTCAAGGAACCCTTTAACTCCATCACAGAACTCAGCTCTTATATAACCATTTCACTAAGTCGGTGGTACATCCAATTACGATCAACTGACATAGTtcctctaaaaatcaaaaaaataaaacaacataagaaagcctagaaaatattagagagatgattaaaaaagaaaacaacataAGAAAAACTGGACCATTAAAAACACGAAAGGCAAGATcataaaaaatgtaaaagaaacaaaaactggTATGATATTTATGAAAATGAGAAGTTATCATAAGCATGACAAAAATAAGTCATTTAATCTTGTCCCAGCATCATTGACATTAAAAAAGCATTCAATCTTTATAAAAAGCTGAACATAAGAAATTAATCTTTACAAGTTATCTGTTCATTCATCTAATACCAGCaatattcaaaaagcatttaatctttacaaagacaagaaatacaagtcaaatcatccaaatttacaTATGGAATACTATCTGCTTCACATAGAACAAATGTCAATATACATGATCGCCTCTGATGCTAGGAAAGCATGGTACTTCTTAGCAAGCCTTTTGACCAGCTTCTTGATTGCACACTGGAAATAAGTcacaaccatgaagcaacaccacTTTCCACCACTTTCCATTTTTCCTTGCAGATGAACAATGATTGTAGTAATGAATAACATGACGAAGAAATTAAAATCCATGAACTTTACAGAGCCCCAACCTATCAACCCTCAAAATTACAACAGCTTATTTTTCAATAGAGCTTATTTTAAGATTACAACAGAGCTAGCAAATGGGTTTATTTTAGACGTCAAAGGTTTAAAATCGATGAGCTTATTTTAAGATTACAACAGAGCTGACAGAAGAAACCATCAAATCACTAAAATCCATGAGCTTATTTTCATATGAAATTATAACAGAGCTGGCAAATGGGTTTAAGATTTTTTAAACAGAGCTTATTTTAGACAAGTCTCTCCACTCGAGTTGCAAGCAAGTTGGtctgcaaatgggtctataataaTCTACTGATTCAAGCGAGttgcaaacaaagtttaaacagACCATGATTGAACAATAACAGAGCTTAAACAGAGATTAACAATAATAACAGAGCTTAACAAATGGGTTTAAGATTGAACAATAACGCTTGCAATACAACTCGAGTTACATCAAGAATAATCCCAGCATATTAAAATGGGAGGGGAGCGCCGACGGATCCACATGCGGAGATGAACACCTTTGCATTCTTAAGATGAACTATGTCAGTTGCTATGCCTGATAATGACTAGATGAAGATGAACACAAAGAGATGCAAACACAGGCGGAGATGAACACCTTCGTTTCTTTTACTTTGTTATCATGGGGTAAAAGAAAATGGGGTTAGGGTTTACCTCCGGGAAGAACCAGTTTAGGGTTCTGAAAACCCTAGCCGACGAGCAAGAAAGAGGGGGGCGCCGACGGGGTGATGTAGCCACAAGTTTGGTCTCGGgtgagaaggagataaacacaGGCTCCGAGCAAAGAGATAATGAAATCCTCGATAAGTTAGGGTTTACCTCCGGGAAGCCCAGTTGTGGGTTCTGAAAACCCTAGCCGACGAGCAAGAAGGAGGGGGGCGTCGACGAGGTGATGTAACCGTGATCGGAAGGCGTGATGTAgccagagaggagagggagaggccagaggtggaggagaggagaggccggaggtggaggagaggagaggagatgggAAGCTGGAGGGGAGGCAAAAATGGTCGGCAAGGGGGAGCCGAAAAGGAGAGGCCGGaggcggaggagaggagaggagatgggAAGCCGCGATGCCAAATCCCTAACTCGGGACTCCACTAAGTCGGtctgcaagccaaatttcatattaaactattttttatctacaaGGCTGATTGGGCTAAGTCGgtttgcaagccaaatttcatatcaaactattttttatctataaggCTGATTGGACgaaggaaaaaatatttttgaactataaagcatgataaaaaaattccataccttcttccaaaatccaatcccATTGCAGGAAAGTTgcaataggggtgcaaatgagtCATGGCCGACACCATGAGATTTGAAAATGAGAAGAAGGAATTTGAGTTTTCTGGAGAGCGATTGGAATTTGGGTTATCGAAGAAATTTGGGCGGGATGGCGGGcacacttagtttcattttggattttcctccttttatctttttttttaaaatttagatttaaaaatttataaatacttgGGTTACGATATTTGTGACGCCTGAATTTGTCACTGTCTGGTTGCAATTTTGGTTATCATATTGCTGACAGATACCCCGTCACTATGATGGTCACTAAGTTTTGGCGCCCATCCTACCCGCGCATTCTGTGACCGGTCTGTCACTAATCGGTCACTAATTTTATACCACGGTGACAAAATTTCTGTCGGTCACTAATCAGTCACAAATAGTGACTGATAACGGTCCGTCACGaattttccgtcactatacgcgtgttttctggtagtgagcAAGCATATACTTGAATATGGGATCCACAAAAGCAATCCCGAAGATGGAATAACTAATGATCTCATGGCAACTTCATGAGAGTTTCAATCTCTCACTTCCGATGCTCTCTGAGGAATGCTCGAAGCTTTCAGTATTCATGGGATCATGGTCTCAAACAATAGTAAGTATAAAATCACTCTAAGCCTGGAATTGAAGAAAGATTCCAAGATGTCTGTAAAGGTGATCGATCCTTTTTCATACTGGTGAAAACAAATGATGTTGTTGAAAGAAATACTGGAGGAGACATCGGAGCTCTAGCTTGCTTCGATAttacctctcttcttctctctctctcagcctTATTCTACATTGGTGCGTTTTTTATTCGACATAAGCCCACTTAAAATGGGGAAGAAGATATCTATGTGCAAGTATGATGCcggttcaccaaaaaaaaaaaaaaaaaaggagggggggAAGAAGATCACGTGATAATTACATGATCTAAGTAAATTGACACCAAACACCTTACCATCCTAAGCCATCACACCAATAAGGATAATTTTGGAAGAGAATCCTATTATTATAGGCACGCGACAATCACATGCTGGCTTATACTAGCAGCACTTGGATGTGGATGGAAGGATGGCATTAGCTTAAGTAGGAACCAACGAAAGGCTAATTTGAATATTTATGTTGAAGGGGTGGCTTTGCCAAATTGAATGTTGAGAGGGGGCAaagtctaattttttttttttttttgacataacTTTCTAACTGTTGCTAGCTACTAGTCGCTGGAAGGGCATTTTGCAAGATCCTGCCTAGCACCTAACACTACAGGGTAACATCTGGACTGTGGATGGATCGAATTTTGTTATCTTAAACATTTTGATTCGTTGATGATTAtaataaattcaaaattaaCTTCTCTTTTAAGATATTGACATGaatattcaatatttaaaatattttttaataactaaaataacatattagaaAATCGGTGTTGATATTTTATTATCATATGGGCTGGTATATATACTAAATTATATCAATTGAGATGCTAGAGGATTAATAttgaaaaatatgtaaaaattaaaattgatataTTTTAGTAATTTTTAACCTATGCAAGTAAACAGCATACAATATCACTACCACGCAGCCAATGTTACCATTCATTAATATCGATTTTGTACCATGCACGGGTTAAGCTTCCTGTACGGCATTTAATTTATGTTGAtggaatttatttattttttggtggGTTAGCTACTCAAACTGCTCTCAACATAAATATCACTCCACCGATGACCTCAAATTGTAAATTTTGGTGGGTTATTTATTTATGTTGATGGCATTTAATATCACTCCACCGATGACCTCAAATTGTAAATTTTTTTCACGATCCACTTTGATTGCAAAAGGGTTTGCAACTAGTCTAATGTTTGTACGAAAACCTTGCAAATGAGCAGCATGTATTCTGACAGTTGCAAGACTCTATAGGCAACTCATTTGTAGCCTACTTGATTATTTAATTACAAGCAACCAAGCAACCTCTAAATATAATGATCTCACTATTGAAATATGCATTGCAAAGGATACATGTAAAACAAGATTGGATGATTTCCATAAAGTACACTTGCCTTAAGACAACCATCTCACAACAAGAATTATGCTAGGTATTGTTTGGTGATTGGCTGGGTGCCTGGTggacttcttccttttcttcttttttttttttccgggaaAAAACACAA
This portion of the Phoenix dactylifera cultivar Barhee BC4 chromosome 11, palm_55x_up_171113_PBpolish2nd_filt_p, whole genome shotgun sequence genome encodes:
- the LOC120112507 gene encoding uncharacterized protein LOC120112507, which produces MVMEAMGPEEELHLRSALEVNHEEEPNKDAADFYSLLKDAEVPLWEGCKKHSKLSAISQLLNCKSEFNMSISYYDRIMKIVKNMLPESEKLPSDFYQSKKMLRKLGLEYTSIDVCENNCMLFYKETENLIECTICGHPRYKLRRNDGGGRKKDIPYRRLRYLPITPRLQRLFMSSRTAENMSWHVKGGDSDEMVHLACGEAWKHFDRIHPSFSTEPRNVRLGLCTDGFNPFSQSARPYSCWPVFVTVYNLPPSICMKRPYIFLSLVIFGPKSPGKSIDVLLRPLIDELKILWEVGVTTYDIFRKENFQMKAVLLWTINDFPAYDMLSGWSTHGKLACPYCLENSKTFTLQHGWKTSFFDCHRQFLPMDHAYRYQVDGLFNGRIETDPPPPRLSGEELKNRVSALPNITFGLRAPKHTISGFGKDHNWVKRSIFWELPYWHTLLIRHNLDVMHIVRNVFLNIFYTCMDVKGKTKDNVKARQDLELYCKRPKLRIQFVNGKLVKPRASYVLSKDQAIEVYEWVKGLMLIP